ATGAAGAAACTGCTAATTGAGAAATTTGGTTTCGTAAACGGAGATATTTTGGGATTTGCTGAGAGCAGCACTGCTAACATCCTCAACACCCCTGGAGAAAGGTAATAATTTCCCTCTGctagcagatcggccccattcggcccccatctagtcgcccgtttctcctgctgtaaagacttaatcagtcattgatctcgtcttagattcaggagccgtatgtctatcccatgcatgttcactgtattaccctctaccacacctgctgggaggctgttgcacttatctaccaccctccctgGGACAGCAGACTAGACAAAACTATGAAATCTTTTGGACCTCAGACCACACTGGGTTTAATCTGAGAGCAGAGGAGACCCAGAGACATTTGTGGCAGAGAACGTGAGCTTAATCTGCACGAGAGACAAATACATCGGGACACGAAGCGAGAGCGGATACAAATAGTCTGTTATTAGAGAGATTTGGCTCGCAGGCCGGGGTGCGGCTCCGCGTTTAATCGCTTcctcatattaaaatattatctgATGTAACATTTATAACTTCCCGTCATTAACGTTCCTTCTTCCCTGTCTTAGTATCGCTGCGCTGCGATTATAATAGTGCCACGTGGCACCATGTGTTGGGGTAGGTGTGTGTGCTGTGTGCTGGCGGCACATGGAGGGGTAAGGAGGGTAGTTCTGTGTGCTGGTGGCACATGGAGGGGTAAGGAGGGTAGGTGTGTGCTGGCGGCACATGGAGGGGTAAGGAGGGTAGTTCTGTGTGCTGGCGGCACATGGAGGGGTAAGGAGGGTAGGTGTGTGCTGGCGGCACATGGAGGGGTAAGGAGGGTAGGTGTGTGCTGGCGGCACATGGAGGGGTAAGGAGGGTAGTTCTGTGTGCTGGCGGCACATGGAGGGGTAAGGAGGGTAAGTTCTCTGTGCTTGTGGCACATGGAGGGGTAAGAAGGGTAGGTGTGTGCTGGTGGCACATGGAGGGGTAAGGAGGGTAGTTCTGTGTGCTGGTGGCACATGGAGGGGTAAGGAGGGTAGTTCTGTGTGCTGGTGGCACATGGAGGGGTAAGGATGGTAGGTCGGGATTCTTCCTCTAACGGTTAATCTGGATCTTATCTGCTGTCTCCGTATGCCGCCGTCTGTCACTCCTGTGATTGCTCCGTAATTAACAGCCTCCAGGATAATTACCCCGTCAATCCCGAGCTCTCAGTGCCGGGCCGCGGGCCGCCGGTTTGGGGATTGTAAAGTCAGAATGCCACCGGACCAGCTCCAGACCTCTAATCCAGTGCAGAGCATGAAACCGGCTCGATGGCATCTGACATGGAAACTAAACAACTGGCTGGCCGTGATGGGAGTTGGAATCCACAGCCGCTGAGGTGCCAGTGGATGCCCGTCTccgtatataaaatgtatagtcAGATGAAAGACTGTAATCCCACCTGCCTTTAataaactacaattcccatgatcccAAACTAGATCAGTGCAGGCATTAACCCTCTCAGGCCCCTTTTTTGCGgtgaaaatgtataattcaggTGTATGCTTAATTCACGGTTGCCCCCCATGGGGCATTTTCCATCTGATCGCCTTACGCTGTATTGCTGTATTGCAAAACAATATTGAAGCAAGaatactaaatataaaatagtttataaaatatgtttttattatattattatgtatatttaaatattttatcaaaggGAATCTAAAAAACAGACAGTATGGAGGAACGCGGCTACGGTTCTTACCTTCTGctcctttgtgatgtcatagacgAGCGTTACCCCGACGGCGAGCAAAGCCTGGGATGGACTTCCAGTATTTGGTGGGTTCACCTGCAGCTTGCCGTTTAGCGAGTGAGCCCCTAAAAGAGAAGAGACTTAGGTACAACGCTACGCATACAGATAAAGGAACGCGTCGGCTCGCTTAGTGCACTGTAATAATAGATCTGACATCATCGGAATAAGagatttttgtccttttttaatgtttaatgccgTTTTGTTATTACAGGGCTGGAATAATGATGGCTTGGTCTCTGCCACCCCTCGGCGATCGCTAACCCAACCCGCCGACAAAGAAAgcattgtttgatttttttccaatgGGAATTAGcgcatcataaaataaaatatatatagaattttccCCTTTTTGGAAATCTTAGATGAAATATCAATTCTAAAAACGCCAATGGCGGGCGGCAGATTCTGTTTTGTCCTCTCCGTGCCGGCCACAGAGCCCAGACGGGAAGCTGCTCTggggaaatatttaaaaatataaaaaaaaagcttaaaacgcagaaataaaaaggtattttttggtCGGCGATAATGGTTTTATTTAGAGAGGCCGAGGGAGGCGCCGCGGGGTTCCTGATTTTGTAAGCGAAGGGAGAAGTTGTGACATCCGAGGGCATCTCCACCCACCCGAAATCTGATAACTTGGCAAGATGCGGGATGAGCTGGAGGACACGCGCATGCTGCTGCTCAGGTGAGGACAGGACACACGGCATTCACACGCGTGgcttccctcctcctcctcctcccggACTTTCTTCATCTTTCTTCACTCTCTGGAGGGGGAGCGAATGCGGAGAGCAGGCAAAGACTCAATATCTTACCCTACGAGAAGTCTCCACTCAGGAGCAGCTCACGTGTTTTTTACACGCATGTTCCCCACCTGCATACATCGGAATAACCCCCGGCCGTACCCAGGGGAGCGTTTCACTCACAAACTTCCCATTCCGCTTCTCTGCACAAATACCGGCGATTTACCTGGCGAGAGGTGGAACGCATGCGCCGGTACCGGGATCGCCTGCGCCGCGTTAACCCCCTTCAAACAACGTTCTGATCGGTAACTCGAGTCTGTATTTTGCAGGAGCTTCTCGGAGATAACCCCGGCTCGACTGAGTGTTCCTGGAAAAAGATCAAAAGAACGAGGTATTAAAACgtattcaaacaaaaaaaaacataggatattgtccaaaaaaaacaaaaactgccaCATATATGGTGATTAAACGTAGCATTAGATTTGGGGAAAATTctgcctttatatatatatatatatttattattattctatatattgGTCTAATTTTTAggtgaaaagaaataaatacaatctgttttcctgcagaagTAAAGATAGAATATCCTCGGTGATGTcacaaaataatagaataatattaaataataaataatcgcTTTCTTCCGCTAAGGAAAGCGTCTGTCTCGTCTGAGACGCTTGGGGCCGGGAGATGGCAACCGCTCTGTTTATCGTCCTCTGCGCAGGTGAGTTCTCTAACTGCCCTTCATACAAAAAggtgcaatcaccatggaaacaagtAGTAAGGAGACCCCTTCCCTGGAATCAGCCCGGGGATCTTGGGAGGAAATacttgggggggggtaattatgAAATTATAATGTGAAGTGGAAAGCGGTCGCTGACTCCGGGTCTCGCCCTGCAGCGGTCGCCGTGGCGTCCTGCGGGCTCCTGGAATTCGGAACCATGATCCATGAAGTCACGGGAAGGTCCGCGATATCGTTTTATGCGTTCTACGGCTGCCACTGCGGGTACGGAGGGTACGGGCAACCCAAGGACCAGATAGACTGGTAAGTGACCCCCCCGGGATGTATATTTACATGGATAAAACGCGCGTTCGACGTCACCGGTCGGACGTTTTGACCAATTGTTTCTGGGAAAGGTTGTGGAATTTAGCGGTGCTTAGAATGCTGATGCTGATGTTTTGGCTATAAAAGCGTTAATATCGTTTCGGAGATAaaacacagaggagagagagggctcACCGCTCAGGCTGTTTGGACTCGCTGAGACGCGCCGCTCGCGAGACGGTCGCTGATGATGTCTGCAGCCGTCCGACGCTCGCCATTTTCTGTAAATtccaacaaaaagaaaagtaaagtttGGTTATTTGATTAAAGTTTAATGGCTCTTCTGAGCATTCGGATTCCAGAAAGAATAGTTTGTGACGTTATATCTGCGGACGTTATCGTGTTTAGAATTTAGAAACGGCTTACCTTTTGACGGCGTTCTCCTCTTGTTGGCGCTCAAAAAACAACCCTTCGTAAGGAAGTTAGAAACATCAAAAGCATTAATAGCGACCGGGAATGATGGAGGACGGGGTGAGAAACCGCTGGAGGGGATAAAAGAGGAGAGACTGCGATGCGGAGACAAAATGTTTCCCCGTCCCGATCCCCTCCTCATCTgacctgaaaaacaaaaaacacgtcatttaaccaaattatattataaaaaagtcTCCCCGATTTCACATGGATCTGGATGAGGGCCGAgtaaaatgtttgctttcttcctttaaatattaatgtgtTGCCAAAATGAAAACTCACATTAAATACCCGAACGGcacaaaaaaacaccccaaaaaaacacattatatatttatatacatttatacggACCAGTAAATGAATAGAGGGCCAGattctaaataaatagaatgtTATAATAAAAGAGGGCCCCCCAAGGACCCAAAAGCTTTGGGGAGACTGCATTCTGTTCAATGCATACCTTGGGCATGGACAGGTTTCCCCGACCTCCGATGCCCCTATAAACCCTCTGAACTGCCCCCGACACCGACCCCTGTGCTTTCTGCCCCCCTCCAGGTGCTGCCACAAACACGACTGCTGCTTCGCTCGGATGTCGCTGCTGGGATGCAGACCGATGACCAGACGTTATCACTACGACTTCACGGACGGCAGCCTGACCTGCGGTAAAACAGACCCGCATTCAGCGCGATCTTATCAATTAGAAGACCGTTGGGGGGTAAAGGGGGTGCTTGTTACACGAGACCCCCAGACAGCCGGTTCCGAGACCCCCGCAGACCCCAGAGCGTAATTAGGCACCTGCAAGTTGGATTGTTTCACGGAACTCGCAGTCctgttcatttttgtttttgtcgttttttttttcccctcattcCCAGCAGATTCTCCTAAAAACGACGACTGCGCCAGGCTGGTGTGCGAGTGCGACCGGGACGCCGTCCTCTGCTTCAAGCAACACGACGACAAGTATTCTAGGAAATACACCTTTTACGCAAAGAAGCTGCGCTGCCGAGGACCCACGCCAGCCTGCGCGTACGACGCTCTCCCCGATAACTAAACCCATAACCGAGTCATCGACAACAACAAACTGAGACGCTGGAAACGGGGACACTGAGGGGGGGGGtgcattttggtaaattttCTAAATAGTTTGCTATTTTGGACTCTCGGTTCAGAACAATTTCGAGTTTCTGGAATAAATCTGGATATAAACCGCATGCGGCGTTTTTTTTTCCTcgcggtttagtgaataaagcctcCAGCACCTGCGGAGATTGTAATGGAAGTGGAGTTTGTAGCCGCTCCACGAGGGGGATATTCACACCCTTTGGAAATCACGTCAGATGAGTCTTCTATTACTGACAGGCGTGAACAGAGAAATAGAATTCATAACGCGGCGCAGGGGACGTCTTTAAAGCTGGCAGCGCCTGGCAGATCCAGAAAGGGTTTAATATAATTCTATAACAACGCCTTGCTCCAGACAGACATTATACAAACACCGCGGAGGTCTGTCCAACTAGCTCACTAAATAAAGGAGAcagatttatatacatacatatttttatttaaaaaatataatttatcataCAGTGTCGTTTAAAGGGCCGTTTTCCAAAATGTCGCACGACCTCCGTGGCATGAACCGTCGCACCGCCTGCTATGAGAAGGGATGACGCGGCAGACGAGGCACGGCGGGCGTTCTCCGACAGGTCACACTCACGCCGGCCTCGTAGCCCGCACACCTCACCACGTCCATCTGACACGGTCCGCTCCTCTGGATCCGGCCTATCCGCCAGGCCAGGCTGAGGTCCCCGACGTCAAATGTTCAGGGCGGAAAGAGCTTTGACCAGAGTTATCTGGGAAGGGTCGTCGTCGTCCGCCTCCTGTCGGTTGTTGTCGATATTATTACTCCGGCTCTCTTGGACCTTCTGCCGATGCCGCTCCTCCTGTCGTTTCTTCTTCTGTTGTCTTTGCTGCTCTTTCCTTTGCTTATTGCTTACCTGGGACagaatacatacaaacataattGTTCCAAACCTCTGTGTTACTGCAACTGTCACAGCAGCCGACACAAACCCAACATCTGCGAGTCTTCTTACAAAGCTCTTTAACGACCCTGGACAATTCGGCTCCTCTGTCCTTACCCACATATGAAATCCCCGACTAAATCCCGCTATCCACAGGATGATGGGAACTATACTTCAGTTTCACCAAACCTCTTCTAAAAGACGCACAAGTTCCTTATCCACAGGAGGAGACCCATTGTCACTAGCTACTGCACCGAGCACACTTCGTGTCATTGCTCTACCTTTGTCTGGCCTTTGTTGCTGATGTTTCTGGAGTCGTTACCGTGGTCCTCGCGTCGGGCTGGGTGACCAGCATTTAAATCGACACCGCTCGGTGTGTTCTGGGTCTTCTGGTGACTTAACCTCTGGCCAGAGCACATAATTTCTTCGGGTGTTTCAGACCTGCCCTCCTCCCGGGCTGGCGTGGAATCGCTCTCATCAGCCAAGCAGCTCGGGTGAGAATctgtcaaaaaaaaaccaacagatCTTGATGACGCGTCAGAAACCCAGTACTCCTTTCACAGGGCACCTAGATCCAGAGAACAGATGTGACGATGCAGCGGACTCTGACCCGCTGTAAACGGTAAATTACTTTATTTGGCGTCGGCTGGTCGATTGCACCATGTCCTTACCACACTGTTTGAGTTCCTCCATTTGCAGAATGACATGAATGGCCGACTCGATATCGTAGCTCTCGGCTTCCAAACTCTGCAGTATCACCTGGACGTCCTGATAAAGAATACAGACCACAGATTTTaattaatactttttaaagacaattaaaagaaaggacccagatataataaaatataacatatcaATTACAATCTATAaagctaaaaataaatgaaatgaaacaatgaataaataaaattgtttcaTTCGTTTTTAGCTTTATGATTTAAaagttacatattttattatatcggAGTCTTGGTCTTTGAaccctttctttcctttttggTATCTAAACTGGTTTATTATCTCGCACATCAGAAAAACACTCACCGCACAGCCCGTGGCGTTGCGCACTTTTTGCACGGCGTCCCCCTGCACCTCTGACTGGTCTTCCTGCTGGTTTAAATTCTGTCTGCCCTTCCGATTCGACCGGTCTTTTGAAAGCAtctgaaagtgtgagagagagacgcaTCAGTTACCCGACCTTCGTGACTACCCTGCGTCGGGCGAGTCCTCCGAGATTCGGTGTCTAAAACCAGCTCAGAAGATTCCCGACGTGGAGCCGAAAGTTCACAGCTTACGCAGAACTGACAGGGAAGCCTAATGGCGTGAAAAGAGACGCTTAACGCCAGAGGACGTATCGAGCAAATTGACAAGATAATGTGCAAACGTGAACTCTGAGCGCGTGAGATCCTGGGGAAATGTCTCCGGATACCGCACAGAGGGAAATATATTGGAGGGGGGGTCCTAATATTAAAAGCCACCCACACCAAGGACCTCAGGCAATGCTTATTATATTCCTCAAG
This window of the Spea bombifrons isolate aSpeBom1 chromosome 12, aSpeBom1.2.pri, whole genome shotgun sequence genome carries:
- the LOC128469865 gene encoding group IIE secretory phospholipase A2-like, whose product is MATALFIVLCAAVAVASCGLLEFGTMIHEVTGRSAISFYAFYGCHCGYGGYGQPKDQIDWCCHKHDCCFARMSLLGCRPMTRRYHYDFTDGSLTCDSPKNDDCARLVCECDRDAVLCFKQHDDKYSRKYTFYAKKLRCRGPTPACAYDALPDN
- the OTUD3 gene encoding OTU domain-containing protein 3, producing MSRKQTVRSRPGKKAEVERKRDERAARRAIAKERKNRAGEYDDPEEFVSFANQLQVLGLRMREVPGDGNCLFRALGDQLEGHSRNHLKHRQETVDYMIKHRNDFEPFVEDDVPFERHVTNLAQPGTFAGNDAIVAFARNNQVNVVIHQLNNPLWQIRGAEKANSQELHIAYRYGEHYDSVRRVNDNTETPANLQTEMLSKDRSNRKGRQNLNQQEDQSEVQGDAVQKVRNATGCADVQVILQSLEAESYDIESAIHVILQMEELKQCDSHPSCLADESDSTPAREEGRSETPEEIMCSGQRLSHQKTQNTPSGVDLNAGHPARREDHGNDSRNISNKGQTKVSNKQRKEQQRQQKKKRQEERHRQKVQESRSNNIDNNRQEADDDDPSQITLVKALSALNI